From the Candidatus Poribacteria bacterium genome, the window GCGTTACCGAAAACATCGCTTGGATGGATAGACACAACCGTGTGCCGGACAGCGATGCCGATGATCTGGAGGATCGGATCATTGAGGCGGTTCGTGACCTGCCAACCCGTTTGTCTTGAGAATTAAATGTCCAGCGGCTTTGCAGCTGATTAACTCTGAATGATTGTGGTAGGATACGAAAAAGATGTCCACCGATACCCTAGAAAAATATGTCCAAAAGATGGAACGCTTGCGGGTAGACAGGGCACACGGAATCGCTCCTCACAAGCCGCTCCTGCTGTTAGCTGTTATTGAACTGATTGAGCGAGGGCAGATTCAAGAAAACACAATTTCCCTCTCCCCAGACTTGGCAGAGACCTTCATTAAATATTGGTCAAAAATAACGGATCGGAAACCTAATATCGCCCTGCCATTTTTCCACTTAAAAAGTGATGGATTCTGGCACCTCCACCCGAACGCTGGATACGAAAAGGTGTTAGACGTTGCTGATCGAATTACAGCGATTTCTCGCCTCCGTGAAGTTATCGCATACGTGAGTTTGGATGATGACTTCTTTGTTTTATTTACCGATGCCAGTAATCGAGAGATAATCCGTCAGACTCTTATCTACGTCTATCTTATAGAGTTCAAACAAGAAATCGAAGGGCTTATTGCAGAAGAAAAACAGATTACAGAGTATGAACAGTCGCTAATCAGCGAAGTTGAACATCCCTTTTTATTTGAAAAATCGACGGCATCAATCCCAGAAGAATCGTCAATTCGTAGTGCAGGTTTCCGGCAGGCGATTATGGGACTGTATGATTATACTTGTGCTGTCTGTCGGCTGCGTATCGTTACAATGGATGGAGAAAGCGCGATTGACGCCGCTCATATCATTCCGTTTCACATTTCAAAGAATGACGATGTCAGGAATGGGATCTCGCTTTGCAAATTGCACCATTGGAGTTTTGATAAGGGGTTACTCTCCTTGAGTAAAACCTATCAGGTACTTGTTTCGCCGCTCATGTCTGATCAGCGACCTACAGAGTGGCTGTTGACAGAACTTCAGGACAAATCCATACTGTTGCCTGAACACGATCAACTTTATCCGGCTCCAGATGCGTTGGCCTGGCATCGTGAGGAAATGCTCAAACGGTAACTTAACGCGTTGCCCATGCTATTTTACGCAGCGTTTCTCGTTGATCCAAACACCGCGTAATTGTGATAGGATGTAGAAAAGAGTTAGGCCACTGTTCAACCGAGGTAACAGGAATGAGTAATTTACAAATTATTGAAGGAGACGCTCTGAAACAACTCCCTCATATCCCTAGTAAATCGGTAGATCTTATTATTGCTGATCCACCGTATAACTTAGGCAAAGAATACGGCAATAACTACGACCGGAAGGACTTTGACGAATACCTCAAGTTTTCAACACTCTGGTTAAAAGAGGCTTACAGAATTCTTAAGCCAACGGGAACAATTTATGTGTTTATGGGTTTTCGATTCATTTCCTATTTGTACGATATACTTGACCGTGAACTCCAGATGTGTTTCAACAATTGGATTTGTTGGCACTACACACAAGGGATGGGAAGGACAAAGGGGTTCTCTCCGAGACATGACGACATTCTAATGTTCACCAAAGGCAAAACGTTCAAGTTCAATATAGACAATATAAGAGTGCCTCAGAAATACTACCGCGAGCGCAACAACATGAGAGGGGCAAACCCAGGAGATGTGTGGCAATTTTCTCACGTGCATTATTGCAACGAAAATAGACAAGATCACCCGACTCAGAAGCCAGAAGGCTTAATCGAAAGGATGGTACTTGCATCGTCCGATGAAGGAGATATGGTCTTAGATCTGTTCTCAGGTAGTGGTACCACTTTAAGAGTATGCCAGCAATTAAACAGAAATTGCGTCGGTATCGAATTAAATCCAGAATACGTTAAAATGATCGAGGAACGCCTGAATAGTGAATTCACAGGGTTTGATAGCATAGACCCCCGAATGGAACGTATTCCCTTAGATTTGAACACAAAAAAAGTCAGACAAGAATATCTCGATAATCATAAGAAATGGTTTCTTAATCACCATGACCCCTTAATTGACAACTTTGAGGAATCAGTTCAGAAATTGT encodes:
- a CDS encoding HNH endonuclease yields the protein MSTDTLEKYVQKMERLRVDRAHGIAPHKPLLLLAVIELIERGQIQENTISLSPDLAETFIKYWSKITDRKPNIALPFFHLKSDGFWHLHPNAGYEKVLDVADRITAISRLREVIAYVSLDDDFFVLFTDASNREIIRQTLIYVYLIEFKQEIEGLIAEEKQITEYEQSLISEVEHPFLFEKSTASIPEESSIRSAGFRQAIMGLYDYTCAVCRLRIVTMDGESAIDAAHIIPFHISKNDDVRNGISLCKLHHWSFDKGLLSLSKTYQVLVSPLMSDQRPTEWLLTELQDKSILLPEHDQLYPAPDALAWHREEMLKR
- a CDS encoding site-specific DNA-methyltransferase — encoded protein: MSNLQIIEGDALKQLPHIPSKSVDLIIADPPYNLGKEYGNNYDRKDFDEYLKFSTLWLKEAYRILKPTGTIYVFMGFRFISYLYDILDRELQMCFNNWICWHYTQGMGRTKGFSPRHDDILMFTKGKTFKFNIDNIRVPQKYYRERNNMRGANPGDVWQFSHVHYCNENRQDHPTQKPEGLIERMVLASSDEGDMVLDLFSGSGTTLRVCQQLNRNCVGIELNPEYVKMIEERLNSEFTGFDSIDPRMERIPLDLNTKKVRQEYLDNHKKWFLNHHDPLIDNFEESVQKLYGEEQTEIQEEFDFDNETIKLKNRTD